Genomic segment of Xanthomonas sp. DAR 35659:
CGCAGGTGCTGCGCGAAGCCCAGTTCGCCCAATCCACCCGCAGCGCGCAGGAGGAAGCCGACTACCAGGCCGCCTGCGCGGTGCTGTACCGGCAGGACGAGGAAGGCCGGCGCGTGCCGACCGACGCGGCGCTGGCCTATCGCAGCTACCGCGACCGCTACCTGCTGCTGCAGCAGGACTACCTGGCGCAGCAGGCCACCGCCACTGCCGGCGATGCCGCGCAACTGCAGGCCTGGCGCGACGTGCAGCAACCGGCCCTGCAACGCGGGCTGGCCGACGCGCTGGCCGACTGGGCGGCGCTGGGCGAGCGCGCGGCGATCGAGCAGGCACAGGCCCAGGTCGGCACGCTCGGCGCGAAGTCGCCCTGGCAGACGCTGAGCGAGTGGAAGGGACGCTGCAATCCCGACATGGACACGCTGACCCGCGCCAGCGACCAGTTGCGCGTGTATCCGACCAGCTACTCCCCCGGCAACGCGCTGGACGACGGCGCCTGGCGGCAGTTCGAACTCAGCGCCGCGGAGATCGACGCGGCGCTGGCCGAAGCGCCCGCCGACCTGCGAGCGCGCCTGGGCGCGGGCGGCGACGCCGGCATCGCGTCGCTGCGCTTCGAGTTCAGTTCCGCGGCGCTGGTCCGCCCCTGGTTCAGCGCGGACGCCTTCAGTGCGCGCTTCTGGCGCTTCGCCGACGCCACGCAACTGCTCAGCGACGGCCAGTCGCCGGCACAGGGCCCGTGCACGGCCTATCCGGTGGCGGTGGTGTTCGCGCGCAACATCCAGGTGCAGCGCAAGCCTAGCGCGCCGGCGCCGGCCGCGACCGGCACCGGGCTGGGCTTCGATCCGATGCTGCTGCGGCAAGTGCGGCTGAGCCCGACTCGGATCATCCGGCCACGGCTGCTGCCGCGCGCGCCAGCGGATCCGATCGGCATCGGCCGACCGCCGCCGATCAGGATCGGGCCACGCGCGGCGCCTGGTTCAAGCACGCCGGACACGACCACCGCGCCGGACGCCGCGGAGACCATCGCCATGCGGCGCATGCCGTTGCGCGGCATCGCCGCGCCGGCGCTGCGTCCGCGCATCGCGATCGGCCGCCCCGCACCGATCGCCTCGCAGCCGGTGGCCGCGCAGGCGACCCTGCGGCGCCTGCGCCTGGACCTGTATGCGCGCGACCTGAGCGTGGCCGAGGCGGCGCCAGCCGTTCCCCGGGTGACCCAACCACCAGCCGCACCCACGCACGACGCAGCACCAAACGACGACAGCATCTACATCCTCGCCTTCATTTGCCGTCCCCTGCCGCGCTGCCCGGACCCGGATCCGGCATTGGCCTGGTAGCCGCCGCCGCGGGCGCCGCACCGCTTCGCGACCGCGGCGCAGGTTGCGGCTCGCGCGCGCCGCATTTGCGTATGCCTCTGCGTAGGCGTAGGCACGGGCACGGAGCACAGAGCACAGAGCACGGCGCCGAGCATGCGGATCCTGCCGCACCCACGCGTCGCAGACGGCGCCTGCGCCAATCGCATGCATCGCCCGACCCCGCTCCGGTCGATCCCGCGCCCGCCAGGTAGCCGGCACCATGCCTTTGTACACATCCGCCTGCGGCGCCAGCCGGCCTAGCATGCCGGCTTCCCCCGTCCCGAGCGCCCGCCGTGCCGAACCTGCCCAAGTCCCTGCTGGCCGCGTTGTTGCTGGCCGTCCTGCCGCTGCCTGCGGCGCTGGCCGCCGGTGCCGATGGCGACGACAAGCCGGACAAGGCCGACAGCGCCGAACCGGCCAAGCCGGCGGCGCTGCCGGCCGATGCCAAGGTGCGCCAGGTCACCCGTGTGGAGGGCAGATCGCTCAGCTACACCGCCACGGTGGGCACGCTGCCGGTGAAGGACGCGCAGGGCAAGGTCGTCGCCGACGTGGTGTTCACCGCCTACACCGTGGACGGCAAGGATCGGCCGGTCACCTTCGCCCTGAACGGCGGTCCCGGCGCCGCATCGGTCTACCTCAACCTGGGCGCGATCGGGCCGAAGGTGGTCGCCTTCGGCAGCGAAGGCGACAGCGCCTCGGCGCCGGCGACGCTGCACGACAATCCCGGCACCTGGCTGGACTTCACCGACCTGGTGTTCATCGACCCGGTCGGCACCGGCTTCAGCCGCTCGCGCGTGCCCGACGAGCAGGCCAAGAAGCAGTTCTACAACCCGCAGGCCGACATCGAGTACCTGTCGCGCACCATCTACGACTGGCTGTTGAAGAACCAGCGGCTGCAATCGCGCAAGTACCTGGTCGGCGAGAGCTACGGCGGCTTCCGCGGCCCGCGCATCACCCATTACCTGCAGACCCAGTTGGGCGTGGCGATGAACGGCGTGGTGCTAGTCTCGCCGTACCTCAACCCGACCCTGGACGACAACGGCGACGTCTCGCCGCTGGCGTGGATGCTGACCCTGCCCTCGATCGCCGCCGCGCATCTGGAGCGCGAACAGCGCCTGACCCCGGAGGCGATGCGCCAGGTGATCGACTACACCCGCGGCGACTACGTCACCGCGCTGCTGCGCGGACGCTCGGACCCGGCCGGCAGCGAACGCATGATCCAGCAGGTGGCGGCGATGACCGGGCTGGACCCGGTCTACGTGCGCCGCGCCGGCGGCCGCCTGGAGACCCAGGCCTACCTGCGCGAGGTGTTCCGCGACAAGGGCCAGCTCGGCAGCCGCTACGACTCCAACGTCACCGCGTTCGACCCGTTCCCGAACGCGCCGGAGCAACGCGCCAACGACCCGCTGCTGGACAGCATCATCGCCCCGACCACCACCGCGATGGTGGATTTCGTGACCCGCGTGGTCGGCTGGAAGGTGGACGCGCGCTACCAGGCGCTGAACTACGGCGTGAACAAGCTGTGGGACTGGAACGACGAACTGCGCAAGGGCTCGGTGACCGAACTGCGCCAGGCGGTGGCGATCGATCCCAAGCTGCGGGTGCTGATCGTGCACGGCTGGAACGACCTGTCGTGCCCGTTCATGGGCTCGGTGCTGACCGTGGACCAGATGCCGGTGATGGGCAACGACCCGACCCGCGTGCAGGTCAAGAACTACCCGGGCGGCCACATGTTCTACAACCGCGCCGACAGCCAGCGTGCGCTGCGGGCGGATGTGTTGGCGATGTATCGGGCCAACTAGCTGGGAATGGGGAGTGGGGAATGGGGAATCGCAAGAGCGGCTTCCCTGGCTGGGCCGGCGTACGCGGAGTCCCAACCTGATCTCTGGTCGACGGACGCCGTGGCTGGTGTTCAATGCCCGGGCAGCGTCACGGTAGTGTGTCCGAAGCACTTCCAGGATCGGGCCACTCACTACGAGCGCCGCGAAAAGCGGCGCTCGTCGCAATGCGGCAAAGCAAGTCGAGCGTGCCCGCGGGCGACAGCCTCACCGAAGACCGGGAACCGGTGCTTCTACGATTCCCGATTCCCGATTCCCCACTCCCGGCAACTCACACCCATCCAAACAACGCCACGCCGCGGAAGATCAGATAGGCCACGCCGGCGGCGGCCGGGATGGTCAGGATCCAGGCCCAGACGATGCGCTCGATCACGCCGAAGCGCAGCGAGCGCGGGTTCTTGGCGAAGCCCACGCCCATGATCGCGGTGGAGATGCTGTGGGTGGTGGAGACCGGCATGCCGTAGTGCGCGGCCAGGGTCAGGATGGTGGCCGAGCTGGTCTCCGCGGCGAAGCCATGGATCGGGTGCAGCTTGACCATCTTGTGGCCCAGGGTCTTGATGATCTTCCAGCCGCCCGACGCGGTGCCCGCCGCCATCACCACGGCGCAGGTGAGCACGATCCAGGTGGCGATGCCCTGCCCCTGGCTGGCGTTCGGATGCAGGAACGCCAGCCACGACGGCAGGTCGTCCAGCGCGCCGGTGCTCTGCGCGCCGATCAGGGTCATGGCGATGATGCCCATGGTCTTCTGCGCGTCGTTGTGGCCGTGCGCATAGCCCATGTACGCGGCCGAGGCGATCTGCGCCTTGCCGAAGAACGCATTGACCCAGCGCGGCCGCGCCAGCCGCCCGAGCGGGCCGCCGAGCTTGGCCAGGCCGGCGATCATCGCCCACAGCAGCAGCATCACCGCGATGCCGAGCAGGAAGCCGGCGATCG
This window contains:
- a CDS encoding inorganic phosphate transporter, with the translated sequence MLTLVLVVILAALVFEFINGFHDTANSIATVVATKVLSPGWAVMLAAAMNLVGALTGTAVAMTIASGLLDTDVVAVTPQVILCALLGGIVWNLITWWKGLPSSSSHALIGGLCGAGLAAAHNDWDALIWSQNVGDWAKNKGLLWKVFVPMVTSPIAGFLLGIAVMLLLWAMIAGLAKLGGPLGRLARPRWVNAFFGKAQIASAAYMGYAHGHNDAQKTMGIIAMTLIGAQSTGALDDLPSWLAFLHPNASQGQGIATWIVLTCAVVMAAGTASGGWKIIKTLGHKMVKLHPIHGFAAETSSATILTLAAHYGMPVSTTHSISTAIMGVGFAKNPRSLRFGVIERIVWAWILTIPAAAGVAYLIFRGVALFGWV
- a CDS encoding S10 family peptidase, which encodes MPNLPKSLLAALLLAVLPLPAALAAGADGDDKPDKADSAEPAKPAALPADAKVRQVTRVEGRSLSYTATVGTLPVKDAQGKVVADVVFTAYTVDGKDRPVTFALNGGPGAASVYLNLGAIGPKVVAFGSEGDSASAPATLHDNPGTWLDFTDLVFIDPVGTGFSRSRVPDEQAKKQFYNPQADIEYLSRTIYDWLLKNQRLQSRKYLVGESYGGFRGPRITHYLQTQLGVAMNGVVLVSPYLNPTLDDNGDVSPLAWMLTLPSIAAAHLEREQRLTPEAMRQVIDYTRGDYVTALLRGRSDPAGSERMIQQVAAMTGLDPVYVRRAGGRLETQAYLREVFRDKGQLGSRYDSNVTAFDPFPNAPEQRANDPLLDSIIAPTTTAMVDFVTRVVGWKVDARYQALNYGVNKLWDWNDELRKGSVTELRQAVAIDPKLRVLIVHGWNDLSCPFMGSVLTVDQMPVMGNDPTRVQVKNYPGGHMFYNRADSQRALRADVLAMYRAN